Proteins from a single region of Chloroherpeton thalassium ATCC 35110:
- a CDS encoding FAD-binding oxidoreductase, with translation MKLHGWGRYPIVDANIHVVKNASSPKRSLENGFRGIAYGMGRSYGDSALSEEVLAFRNLNHLLDFNPETGVVRTQAGVTLKELIDTFVPKGWFLPVTPGTQYVTVGGAIASDVHGKNHHKEGSFSDFVDEMTLLLPDGSLCACSPEKTPELFRATAGGMGLTGFILDATIRLKPISSAYVDTMTIKAENLEEALALFEKYKHITYSVAWIDTLASGRKMGRSLIMLGEHSTDGNLVVPPATELAIPIDFPEFALNPLSVSLFNSLYFNKVFEKKSTGKAPYEAFFHPLDAILQWNRMYGGSGFTQYQFVIPKSETARGLKKILSEIAKARMGSFLAVLKLFGEGNENYLSFPMEGYTLALDFAIRPGVLDVLNRLDELVLEHGGRLYLTKDVRMSEETFKKGYPNWKKFDELRAELGAKEILNSIQSQRLGL, from the coding sequence ATGAAATTACACGGTTGGGGACGCTATCCGATTGTTGATGCCAACATTCATGTTGTCAAAAATGCCTCGTCGCCGAAGCGTTCGCTTGAGAACGGGTTTCGCGGCATTGCTTACGGCATGGGACGCAGCTACGGCGACAGCGCCCTCTCTGAAGAAGTCCTCGCGTTTAGAAATTTAAACCATCTGCTTGATTTCAATCCTGAAACCGGCGTCGTTCGCACGCAAGCCGGCGTAACGCTCAAGGAACTCATAGACACTTTTGTGCCGAAAGGCTGGTTTTTGCCGGTCACGCCCGGCACGCAATATGTCACGGTCGGCGGCGCGATTGCAAGTGATGTGCATGGAAAAAATCATCACAAAGAAGGCTCGTTCAGCGATTTCGTTGATGAAATGACTTTGCTTTTGCCGGACGGCAGCCTTTGCGCGTGCAGCCCTGAAAAAACGCCGGAACTCTTTCGCGCAACCGCCGGCGGCATGGGACTCACCGGATTTATTTTGGATGCGACGATTCGCCTGAAACCGATTTCCAGCGCGTATGTCGACACCATGACCATCAAGGCGGAAAATTTGGAAGAGGCGCTCGCGCTGTTTGAAAAATATAAACATATCACTTATTCGGTGGCGTGGATCGACACGCTGGCAAGCGGGCGAAAAATGGGGCGTTCGCTCATCATGCTCGGAGAACACAGCACCGACGGAAATTTAGTCGTTCCGCCTGCAACCGAACTTGCCATCCCGATAGATTTTCCCGAATTTGCCCTGAATCCGCTCAGTGTTTCGCTTTTTAACAGCCTTTATTTCAACAAGGTTTTTGAGAAAAAATCTACCGGCAAAGCGCCGTATGAAGCGTTTTTCCATCCGTTGGACGCGATTCTTCAGTGGAATCGGATGTACGGCGGAAGCGGTTTTACGCAATATCAATTTGTGATACCGAAATCCGAGACGGCGCGAGGGCTGAAAAAGATTTTGTCGGAAATTGCCAAAGCGCGGATGGGATCGTTTTTGGCCGTGCTGAAGCTTTTCGGCGAGGGCAATGAAAATTATCTTTCCTTCCCGATGGAAGGCTACACGCTTGCGCTTGATTTTGCGATTCGCCCGGGCGTTTTGGATGTCTTGAACCGGCTTGACGAACTCGTGTTGGAACACGGCGGACGGCTTTATCTGACCAAAGACGTTCGCATGAGCGAAGAGACTTTTAAAAAAGGGTATCCGAATTGGAAAAAGTTTGACGAGCTAAGGGCAGAGCTTGGCGCAAAGGAAATTTTAAACTCCATACAATCACAAAGACTGGGACTTTAA
- a CDS encoding decaprenyl-phosphate phosphoribosyltransferase — MTSQIHGFIALLRPKHWIKNVVVLLPLFFSSSFLDRSAVLDALLGFIFFSLSASSVYVVNDLVDVERDRQHPIKRQKRPIAAGIISPPTAIAILVVLYIFVGLSYFFSMKFMIAILGYMALNLAYSFYLKHQPILDIFTVAAGFMLRIYAGAQAIDVPLSSWMLITALSLSLYLASVKRLQEIRLQGTKGRDVLSNYSPRLVERYAEFSAISALVFYSLYCLTEHEGLILTIPLALFGMFRYWFLVDQESQGESPVDVVYTDIPMQITLIAWIVFILVELWPKG, encoded by the coding sequence ATGACATCTCAGATTCATGGATTCATTGCGCTTTTGCGCCCCAAACATTGGATAAAAAATGTTGTTGTTTTGCTGCCACTTTTTTTTAGCAGCTCGTTTTTGGATCGATCTGCAGTGCTGGACGCGCTGCTCGGCTTTATCTTTTTTTCACTGTCAGCCTCATCGGTTTATGTGGTGAATGATTTAGTCGATGTTGAGCGGGATCGCCAGCACCCGATTAAACGGCAAAAGCGCCCCATTGCAGCGGGGATTATTTCCCCTCCTACGGCAATTGCCATTTTGGTTGTGCTATACATTTTTGTTGGTCTGAGCTACTTTTTTTCGATGAAATTCATGATCGCCATTCTCGGCTACATGGCACTAAATCTCGCGTATAGCTTTTATCTCAAGCATCAACCCATTTTGGATATTTTCACCGTCGCTGCTGGATTTATGCTCAGAATTTATGCCGGCGCACAGGCCATCGATGTGCCGCTTTCATCTTGGATGCTTATCACGGCGCTTTCACTGTCGCTTTATTTAGCATCCGTGAAGCGATTGCAAGAAATTCGCTTGCAAGGAACGAAAGGCCGCGATGTGCTCAGCAACTACTCGCCGCGTCTTGTTGAGCGCTACGCAGAATTCTCCGCGATTAGCGCCCTTGTTTTTTATAGCCTCTATTGCCTCACGGAGCATGAAGGACTTATCCTAACGATTCCGCTCGCGCTCTTCGGCATGTTTCGCTATTGGTTTTTGGTCGATCAGGAAAGTCAGGGCGAGTCGCCGGTGGATGTGGTTTATACCGACATTCCGATGCAGATTACCTTGATCGCGTGGATCGTTTTTATTTTAGTTGAACTTTGGCCGAAAGGATAA
- a CDS encoding divergent PAP2 family protein yields MQFIYILTPFIAWVVAGGLKFLINTVKAKELAWKQMGYGGLPSTHTTIVTAGAAMVALREGVESSAFLVALTLAFIVVIDAMDLRRKIGKQAAAINKLAEKTDLPELREKMGHSPVEIGAGVVTGTLCAFAIDLVTKL; encoded by the coding sequence ATGCAGTTCATTTATATTTTGACGCCGTTTATCGCGTGGGTCGTGGCTGGCGGATTGAAATTTTTGATTAACACGGTGAAAGCAAAAGAGCTTGCGTGGAAACAGATGGGCTACGGCGGCCTGCCCAGCACGCACACGACCATCGTCACCGCTGGCGCCGCGATGGTGGCCTTGCGCGAAGGCGTGGAGAGCAGCGCGTTTTTGGTGGCGCTCACGCTCGCGTTCATCGTCGTCATCGATGCGATGGATTTGCGGCGCAAAATCGGCAAACAAGCCGCAGCAATTAATAAGCTTGCCGAAAAAACGGATTTGCCCGAGCTGCGAGAAAAAATGGGACATTCGCCGGTGGAAATCGGTGCGGGCGTTGTGACTGGCACGCTCTGCGCGTTTGCGATAGATTTAGTAACGAAACTTTAG
- a CDS encoding cation diffusion facilitator family transporter, which translates to MSSHHHDSHEHHHHHHHHHHHEHLTGKNLKWAFALNFAFTIIEFVGGLLTNSMAILSDAVHDLGDSLAIGLSLFFERYAQKKSDTRYTYGYKRFALVSALLNSMILLTGSLFVIYETVPRLFSPEKVQAEGMVWLAVFGVLVNGAAVLRLKGGHSANEKVVMLHLLEDVLGWFAVLIGSLVMLFFDVPIIDPMLSIAISLFILWNVFKNLESFVSTFLQGVPESVDLNEVLLKIQSLQDVISVHDLHAWSIDGTENVASVHVVVKSTLSHEEMAMLKLQVREMFKAHGMNHLTVEVEFETEHCQYLHCC; encoded by the coding sequence ATGTCATCTCATCATCACGACTCGCATGAACATCACCATCACCATCATCATCATCATCATCATGAACATTTGACTGGTAAAAATCTCAAGTGGGCGTTTGCCTTGAACTTTGCCTTCACGATTATAGAATTTGTGGGCGGGCTGCTCACCAACTCCATGGCAATTTTGTCGGATGCCGTGCACGACTTGGGCGATTCACTGGCCATTGGGCTTTCGCTTTTCTTTGAGCGATACGCGCAGAAAAAAAGTGATACGCGCTACACTTATGGCTACAAGCGCTTTGCGCTGGTTTCTGCCTTGCTCAATTCCATGATATTGCTAACCGGTTCGCTTTTTGTGATTTATGAAACTGTGCCACGACTTTTTTCACCCGAGAAAGTCCAAGCAGAAGGAATGGTATGGCTCGCGGTTTTTGGCGTTTTGGTAAATGGCGCTGCCGTTTTGCGACTCAAAGGTGGGCATTCGGCCAATGAAAAAGTGGTGATGTTACATCTTTTGGAAGATGTGCTGGGTTGGTTTGCCGTGCTGATCGGAAGTCTTGTGATGCTATTTTTTGATGTGCCAATCATAGATCCAATGCTTTCTATTGCCATTTCCCTTTTTATTCTTTGGAACGTGTTCAAAAATCTGGAATCGTTTGTTTCCACCTTTTTGCAAGGTGTTCCTGAGAGTGTCGATTTGAACGAGGTGTTGCTCAAAATACAATCTTTGCAGGATGTCATTTCTGTGCATGATCTTCATGCGTGGTCGATAGATGGAACGGAAAATGTGGCTTCGGTGCATGTGGTTGTCAAGAGCACGCTTTCTCATGAGGAAATGGCGATGCTTAAGCTGCAAGTTCGTGAGATGTTCAAAGCGCATGGGATGAATCACCTAACAGTGGAAGTTGAGTTTGAAACGGAGCATTGCCAATATTTGCACTGCTGCTGA
- the lpxK gene encoding tetraacyldisaccharide 4'-kinase, whose translation MRLIFFPISRLYAAIMSLRNLLFDWQIFRSWRAPLPVLAVGNISAGGTGKTPFVDWIVKFYHGMGIRVAIVSRGYKRKSKGTLIVSEGAGKPCVSSAEAGDEPFMLAMKNPFAMVVVSEKRKDGIEKLLALPKNLQPQLIILDDAFQHRQVHRDLNFLVIHAAKSPFKDAVLPLGRLRESVSGICRADMILISKIQSKKNVDTLEKDLFLYEKPILKSRIKVCGLRHFFSEKMISLEEFSSNLPAFFAFSGIGDAENFIQTLQKSGLSVQGERHFPDHYDFQHEDITNLFSEAAKNKIDWFVSTEKDFYRLKSDDALFQLFQNKACYYLEIEFEIDEGRLVLEKSLKALTLPRHAQP comes from the coding sequence TTGCGGTTGATTTTCTTTCCAATTTCGCGGCTTTATGCAGCCATCATGTCGCTGAGAAACTTGTTATTTGATTGGCAAATTTTTCGTTCATGGCGAGCCCCGCTTCCGGTGCTTGCCGTTGGAAATATCTCGGCCGGCGGGACGGGAAAAACCCCGTTTGTTGATTGGATTGTCAAATTTTATCACGGAATGGGAATCCGTGTCGCGATTGTCTCGCGTGGATATAAGCGAAAATCCAAAGGAACGCTCATTGTGTCGGAAGGCGCAGGCAAGCCGTGTGTCAGCAGTGCCGAAGCCGGCGATGAGCCCTTTATGCTCGCCATGAAAAATCCCTTTGCGATGGTTGTGGTTTCGGAAAAACGAAAAGACGGCATTGAAAAATTGCTGGCGTTGCCGAAAAACTTACAGCCGCAGCTTATTATTTTAGACGATGCGTTTCAACATCGGCAAGTGCATCGTGACTTAAACTTTCTTGTTATTCATGCGGCAAAATCGCCTTTCAAAGATGCGGTTTTGCCGCTTGGACGTTTGCGCGAATCGGTTTCAGGAATTTGCCGCGCCGACATGATTTTAATTTCCAAAATCCAATCGAAAAAGAATGTAGATACGCTTGAAAAAGATCTTTTTTTATATGAAAAGCCCATCTTAAAATCACGCATTAAAGTGTGTGGATTGCGGCATTTTTTTAGTGAAAAAATGATTTCGTTGGAGGAATTTTCTTCAAATTTACCTGCTTTTTTTGCCTTCTCTGGAATTGGGGATGCAGAAAATTTCATACAAACACTCCAAAAATCTGGACTTTCAGTTCAAGGCGAACGTCATTTTCCAGATCATTATGATTTTCAGCATGAGGATATAACAAATCTTTTTTCAGAAGCAGCAAAAAATAAAATCGATTGGTTTGTTTCTACGGAAAAAGATTTTTATCGATTAAAATCCGATGATGCACTTTTTCAATTGTTCCAAAATAAGGCGTGTTATTATTTGGAAATCGAGTTCGAAATTGATGAAGGACGCCTCGTTTTGGAGAAATCTTTAAAGGCGCTAACCCTTCCACGCCACGCGCAGCCTTAA
- a CDS encoding SDR family oxidoreductase yields the protein MKNVLIIGANSAIAEACGRLFAERGDALFLVSRNSQRLESLASDLKVRGAAATHTLALDLADLTRHQELIDSVKAVFPQTDVLLIAHGILPNQDECQASTEKMLDSMAVNFLSPVSLLNLWANEFEAQKQGAIAVISSVAGDRGRQSNYIYGAAKGGLSTFLEGLRNRMFKHGVSVISIKPGFVDTPMTAEFQKGALWAKPEQIAKGILQAIEKGGDNVYLPSFWKLIMLIIIHVPEKIFKKLSL from the coding sequence ATGAAAAACGTGCTCATTATCGGGGCAAATTCAGCAATTGCAGAAGCTTGCGGACGGCTTTTCGCCGAGCGAGGTGACGCGCTTTTTTTAGTTTCGCGAAACAGCCAGCGCTTGGAAAGCTTGGCCAGCGATTTGAAAGTTCGTGGCGCTGCTGCCACGCACACGCTCGCGCTCGACCTCGCCGACTTGACACGCCACCAAGAACTTATAGATTCGGTGAAAGCGGTTTTTCCGCAAACCGATGTGTTGCTTATCGCGCACGGCATTTTGCCGAATCAGGACGAATGCCAAGCAAGCACGGAAAAAATGCTGGATTCTATGGCGGTCAATTTCCTCAGTCCCGTCTCGCTGCTCAACTTGTGGGCGAATGAATTTGAAGCGCAAAAACAAGGCGCAATTGCGGTCATCTCGTCCGTCGCGGGCGATAGAGGCCGCCAATCAAATTACATTTACGGCGCGGCGAAGGGCGGACTTAGCACATTTTTGGAAGGCCTGCGCAATCGGATGTTCAAGCACGGCGTTTCGGTGATTTCCATCAAGCCGGGCTTTGTCGACACGCCGATGACCGCCGAATTTCAGAAAGGCGCACTTTGGGCAAAACCGGAGCAAATTGCAAAAGGCATCTTACAAGCGATAGAAAAAGGCGGCGACAATGTCTATTTGCCGAGCTTTTGGAAATTGATTATGTTGATTATTATTCACGTGCCTGAGAAAATTTTCAAGAAACTTTCACTTTAA
- a CDS encoding RNA recognition motif domain-containing protein, whose protein sequence is MNIYVGNLSYTLTENELRDVFSEYGEVASANIIVDKYSGKSRGFGFVDMPNEADAEQAIEALNGSQLDGRSLKVNEARPRSNDRSERPRGGAGGGRPPRNNFRY, encoded by the coding sequence ATGAATATTTATGTAGGCAATCTGTCTTACACATTGACAGAAAATGAACTAAGGGATGTTTTTTCAGAATATGGTGAAGTAGCAAGCGCGAATATCATCGTAGATAAATATTCCGGGAAATCAAGAGGATTTGGCTTTGTAGATATGCCAAACGAAGCAGACGCTGAACAAGCAATTGAAGCACTGAATGGAAGTCAACTGGATGGAAGAAGTCTTAAGGTAAACGAAGCACGCCCTCGTAGCAACGATCGCTCTGAACGCCCAAGAGGTGGAGCAGGTGGAGGTCGTCCGCCGCGCAACAACTTCAGATATTGA
- a CDS encoding FkbM family methyltransferase: MVNFFAKQIANSCTKQGIARNLLKFFSFKGKNRILSFVPPISEKLISENNGVKFHLNLRDDVQRGIFFNAYESEDIAEILTYVKKDSICVDIGANVGFYALHFANHIGDAGKVYAFEPDSELYAILNKNKDLNLFGTSLSTHQSAVGDTTGKVSFYKSKSDNSGWGNIRLKKDSTDQVIDVDIIKFDDFILKNNISRVDVLKIDVEGAEHLFMKGAENALQEGMIKILFSEFCFMSYEDFTYLANSILSYGFQPIGKKKNLFHSIMNKQTSPHSICTNFLFSLSKSSM, translated from the coding sequence ATGGTAAATTTTTTTGCAAAGCAAATTGCAAACAGCTGTACTAAACAAGGAATTGCAAGAAATCTTTTAAAATTTTTTTCCTTTAAAGGAAAAAATAGAATCCTTAGCTTTGTCCCGCCAATAAGTGAAAAGTTAATATCTGAAAATAACGGAGTTAAGTTTCATTTGAATTTGAGAGATGATGTGCAGCGCGGGATTTTTTTTAACGCTTACGAGTCGGAAGATATTGCTGAAATTTTAACGTATGTTAAAAAAGATTCCATTTGTGTTGACATTGGGGCAAACGTTGGATTCTACGCACTTCATTTTGCAAATCATATCGGCGATGCTGGCAAAGTCTACGCATTTGAACCAGATTCTGAATTATATGCGATTCTGAATAAAAACAAAGATTTGAACCTTTTTGGAACAAGTCTTTCTACTCACCAATCGGCTGTGGGTGATACGACTGGGAAAGTGTCTTTTTATAAGAGCAAATCGGATAATAGCGGGTGGGGAAATATTCGTCTAAAAAAAGATAGCACCGACCAAGTTATCGATGTTGATATTATCAAATTTGACGACTTCATCTTAAAAAACAATATTTCTCGCGTAGATGTTTTGAAAATTGATGTTGAAGGTGCTGAGCACCTATTTATGAAAGGCGCTGAAAATGCGTTACAAGAAGGCATGATAAAAATACTTTTTTCCGAATTTTGCTTTATGAGCTATGAAGATTTTACATATTTAGCAAACTCAATTTTGAGTTATGGTTTTCAGCCTATTGGCAAGAAAAAAAATTTATTTCATTCAATAATGAATAAACAAACATCCCCTCATTCCATTTGTACAAATTTCTTATTTTCTCTTTCAAAAAGCAGCATGTGA
- a CDS encoding metallophosphoesterase family protein, with product MKHVKLAFLASLVALFSFFVVGCDDDDSPTTSGESTAALTCSIDLSEAFANDFNITKVIFIVENESVSDSLELTISGTTASGTISKLKPGSYEVTILAYVGTELVATATGTGEATTDQTVTVTVTITYVKGNLDIEITFPTTVDELKMVVFSDPHFYDATLGTEGSDFEEYLASDRKLIVESEPILREVVDAIKASDVDIVLVPGDLTKDGEMQCHSKFASYMAELEADGKRVYVIPGNHDINNEYGAKGYTSSGSYSVPTITASNFTTIYYDYGYSEAIARDENSLSYIAELSDDVWLLGIDACRYSESAADNNVTGGKISDATMEWIKAELHEAKEQGKTVLGMMHHGILEHYTGQTDLFSEYVVEDWQTVYKTFADSGLKVVFTGHFHSNDIVKGTGSSSDAFVFDIETGSTVTYPCPYRMVTLSSNALLQIETRHVTDPDVNYSGVSFVDSAKTYLSEGLYTLALGMLVQNFGLTADAAQTPATLLAEAFMAHYAGDEDISNMSATNYYILENVLRPSTDATTQVLVSVLDALWTDNAPLDNNITINLNTGAVVE from the coding sequence ATGAAGCATGTGAAACTCGCATTTTTAGCGTCTCTTGTCGCGCTGTTTAGCTTTTTCGTCGTTGGTTGCGATGATGATGATTCGCCGACAACAAGCGGTGAAAGCACAGCGGCGCTGACTTGCAGCATTGATTTGTCGGAAGCCTTCGCAAATGATTTCAACATCACGAAGGTCATTTTCATCGTGGAGAACGAAAGCGTGTCTGATTCGTTGGAGCTGACCATTTCAGGCACAACAGCATCCGGCACCATTTCAAAACTTAAACCGGGTAGTTATGAAGTGACGATTCTGGCTTATGTCGGTACAGAACTTGTGGCAACGGCAACGGGAACGGGTGAAGCGACAACTGATCAGACCGTAACCGTAACCGTGACGATCACGTATGTTAAGGGAAACCTTGATATTGAAATTACTTTCCCAACAACCGTTGACGAGTTAAAAATGGTTGTTTTCAGCGATCCGCATTTTTACGATGCCACATTGGGAACAGAAGGCAGCGATTTTGAAGAATACTTGGCAAGCGATAGAAAACTGATTGTTGAAAGTGAGCCCATTTTGCGTGAGGTGGTTGATGCCATTAAGGCCAGCGATGTGGATATCGTGTTGGTGCCTGGTGACCTGACCAAAGATGGTGAAATGCAGTGCCATTCAAAATTTGCATCTTATATGGCTGAGCTTGAAGCTGATGGAAAGCGCGTTTACGTAATTCCAGGAAACCACGACATTAATAATGAGTATGGTGCAAAAGGCTATACTTCAAGCGGTTCTTACTCCGTGCCAACCATTACCGCCAGCAATTTCACAACCATTTATTATGACTATGGTTACAGCGAAGCCATCGCCCGAGATGAAAATTCATTAAGCTACATCGCTGAGCTTTCCGATGATGTTTGGTTGCTTGGCATTGATGCGTGCCGCTATAGCGAAAGCGCCGCTGATAATAACGTCACAGGTGGAAAAATTAGCGATGCAACAATGGAATGGATTAAAGCTGAGCTCCACGAGGCAAAAGAGCAAGGCAAAACCGTGCTTGGCATGATGCACCATGGCATTTTGGAGCATTACACAGGTCAAACCGATCTATTTTCCGAGTATGTTGTCGAAGATTGGCAAACGGTTTACAAGACATTTGCGGACTCCGGCTTGAAAGTTGTCTTCACTGGGCATTTTCACTCGAATGACATTGTAAAAGGGACGGGTTCTTCATCCGATGCGTTCGTTTTTGATATTGAAACCGGTTCAACCGTAACGTATCCATGTCCATATCGGATGGTTACTTTAAGTTCTAATGCATTGCTTCAGATCGAAACCCGCCACGTCACAGACCCAGATGTAAATTACAGTGGCGTTTCTTTTGTGGATTCAGCGAAAACATATTTGTCTGAAGGTTTGTACACTTTAGCTTTGGGCATGTTGGTTCAGAATTTTGGATTGACAGCCGATGCCGCCCAAACGCCAGCAACTTTATTAGCAGAAGCTTTTATGGCGCATTATGCGGGCGATGAGGACATTTCAAATATGAGTGCAACAAATTACTACATTCTTGAAAATGTATTGAGACCGAGCACAGATGCAACAACGCAAGTTTTAGTCAGCGTGCTCGATGCGCTTTGGACGGACAACGCCCCGCTCGATAACAACATTACCATCAATTTGAATACGGGTGCTGTTGTAGAATAA
- a CDS encoding DUF374 domain-containing protein yields the protein MSKPQHNSSAIQLIGKHVLPKLLLLLFKSLRKDIKNLDALKLSSTGAIFSFWHGHMLTGWLLTKQCFPRHPAFAIVSLSKDGEILSNALQALHFKLVRGSSSKGKELVKTQSKDVLEKGFLLSVTPDGPRGPRCQFKYGLVRLASDTRTPIIFAKIQHHSKWVFRKSWDQFEVPKPFSKVNIEFHRIDVPEFQDEMALQLFTHELSEKL from the coding sequence ATGAGTAAACCACAGCACAATTCCTCCGCGATTCAATTAATTGGAAAACATGTGCTTCCAAAACTGCTTTTATTGCTTTTTAAAAGCTTACGCAAAGACATCAAAAATTTGGATGCTTTAAAACTAAGCAGCACCGGCGCTATCTTCAGTTTTTGGCACGGGCACATGCTCACGGGATGGCTACTTACGAAGCAATGTTTTCCAAGGCATCCTGCGTTTGCTATTGTTAGTTTATCTAAAGACGGAGAAATTTTAAGCAATGCGCTTCAGGCGTTGCATTTTAAACTGGTGCGAGGATCCAGCTCAAAGGGTAAAGAGCTGGTTAAAACTCAAAGCAAAGATGTGTTGGAAAAAGGATTTCTCTTATCCGTTACGCCCGATGGACCTCGCGGGCCCCGTTGCCAGTTCAAGTACGGGCTGGTTCGTTTGGCTTCCGATACGCGCACGCCAATTATTTTTGCGAAAATTCAGCACCACAGCAAATGGGTTTTCAGAAAAAGTTGGGATCAGTTCGAAGTGCCGAAGCCTTTTTCCAAAGTCAACATTGAGTTTCATCGCATTGATGTGCCTGAGTTTCAAGATGAAATGGCGCTTCAATTATTTACACATGAGCTTTCCGAAAAGCTCTGA
- a CDS encoding MATE family efflux transporter, whose product MKEQEVVTNQILNDNIWQLMVKFSVPGILGMLLIGLNTFVDALYVGQLLGEDALAGISLAFPLTYIITGVSSMLGVGSASVLSRAIGAGDMETQKKIFGNLTMMSLLFAVVLTALGFFFSQELIAFMGGSERVLNIGTDYFKMLMLGSVFNVFAISTSMIIRAEGKIKQAMVYTGASMIFNMILNPIFIVTLGLGVKGAALATVLSTMIYAVLNFRFFTSEKSSIPVDKTHYALAPELIPQILAIGSATFMMQLMTLIQQVLIFKSLSIYGTHSDIAFMGATTRIFMLTVIPVFGMMQALQPIIGINYGFGNIERVKQAAKVFLISGTTFVVLLWLPMQIFSENTLSLLLPDVTFTPNDIKNFRIVMLVMPGLPLIMVGVTMYQAIGNAKMAGILTIMRQIVLFIPAIIFVPTFLGVDGIYLSMTGVDIIIVAAVAIFMLFEFDKFGQKQVQPNAELEPLEEVAEG is encoded by the coding sequence ATGAAAGAACAAGAGGTCGTGACAAATCAGATTCTGAATGACAATATTTGGCAGTTGATGGTCAAATTTTCCGTGCCAGGAATTCTCGGTATGCTTTTAATTGGATTGAACACCTTTGTGGATGCGCTCTACGTCGGGCAACTGCTCGGTGAAGATGCGCTCGCGGGAATTTCACTGGCGTTTCCACTGACTTACATCATAACAGGAGTTTCTTCAATGCTTGGGGTTGGCTCGGCTTCGGTTTTGAGCCGTGCTATTGGCGCGGGCGACATGGAAACGCAGAAGAAAATTTTCGGTAACCTCACCATGATGTCTCTTCTGTTTGCGGTAGTATTAACCGCGCTGGGGTTTTTCTTCTCGCAAGAGCTTATTGCCTTTATGGGTGGCAGCGAACGCGTGTTGAACATCGGCACCGATTATTTCAAAATGCTCATGCTCGGCTCAGTTTTTAATGTGTTTGCAATTTCAACGAGCATGATTATTCGCGCTGAAGGAAAAATCAAACAAGCGATGGTTTATACGGGCGCCAGCATGATTTTCAACATGATTTTAAATCCGATATTTATTGTCACATTGGGTTTGGGCGTGAAAGGGGCGGCGCTGGCAACGGTGCTTTCAACGATGATTTATGCCGTCTTGAACTTCAGATTTTTCACATCGGAAAAAAGCAGCATTCCAGTTGACAAAACGCACTATGCGTTAGCGCCGGAGTTAATTCCGCAGATCCTTGCGATTGGTTCAGCCACGTTTATGATGCAGTTGATGACCTTGATTCAGCAAGTGTTGATTTTCAAATCCCTCTCGATTTATGGCACGCATTCCGACATCGCGTTCATGGGCGCAACCACGAGAATTTTCATGCTCACTGTTATTCCCGTTTTTGGCATGATGCAGGCGCTCCAGCCTATTATTGGAATAAATTATGGCTTCGGTAATATTGAACGGGTCAAGCAAGCCGCGAAGGTGTTTCTTATTAGCGGAACAACTTTCGTGGTCTTGCTTTGGTTGCCGATGCAAATTTTCTCGGAAAACACCCTATCGCTTTTGCTTCCTGACGTTACATTCACGCCAAACGACATCAAGAATTTCCGAATTGTCATGCTGGTTATGCCAGGCTTGCCGCTCATTATGGTTGGCGTCACGATGTATCAAGCGATTGGGAACGCGAAAATGGCGGGAATTTTGACGATTATGCGGCAGATAGTGTTGTTTATTCCGGCTATCATTTTTGTGCCAACTTTCCTAGGCGTCGATGGCATATATTTGAGCATGACGGGCGTGGATATTATCATTGTGGCGGCGGTCGCCATTTTTATGCTATTCGAATTTGATAAATTTGGGCAAAAACAAGTTCAACCAAATGCTGAGCTCGAGCCTTTGGAAGAAGTGGCCGAAGGATAA